The Megalops cyprinoides isolate fMegCyp1 chromosome 19, fMegCyp1.pri, whole genome shotgun sequence genome has a window encoding:
- the fbxw9 gene encoding F-box/WD repeat-containing protein 9: protein MSETWGPREEEEAEAELSELKPGNEVGRARRHTPLNLPCSEALGQDQQGLPLAPAFTAAEASPSPSNEGTGLLSLPWEMVARIASHLPAQCVITVLPQVCRALEGVGEDSTAWQLRARRLIGPGASFPLGPRENFDWPTACLEMEQLIGCWAEQGEQTEQAEQVAGAEREEREGERDMENQREGIEGDGEGRAEEQAEEIGGGGPEGGEGRGGGLEHARGLVDGEMLVDGGGRVEQEVGGAQEGEEGEREGRQNAVAAGEREEEEGRREVLEIDEGGGEERAAEGGVEGQRPGESEGDQPDPAGSPPALQHFSLPSGHIAEVNTVLLVGGEGSLCASGSRDRNVNLWDLREGPKGTLLRTLGGQGLFSTHRGWVWCLASRGALLCSGSFDSTVRLWDLAAGGAERGLIEGRAAVLCLSCQSDVLLAGSYDKKVSIYDTRAAEPLVKSLRLHGNAVLCLAADDKYILSGSKDRTLAVFDRRAGKTLQKLPLNSYLLSMSYSGKEVWAGDNRGLLHTFSLQDGLFQPVAQFDVGHHSLVTGVHSSPGTLYTCSSDRTIKVHFPCAPPRTLCTLSHQAGVNGLSVEAGVLAVASGDMCVEVWRPQR, encoded by the exons ATGTCGGAGACGTGGGGTCCgcgggaggaagaggaggctgaGGCAGAACTCAGTGAGCTCAAACCCGGGAACGAGGTCGGGAGAGCTCGACGGCACACCCCGCTGAATCTGCCGTGCAGCGAGGCCCTGGGGCAggaccagcaggg GCTTCCCCTGGCACCAGCCTTCACAGCTGCGGAAGCAAGCCCCTCCCCATCTAACGAAGGCACGGGGCTGCTCTCGTTGCCGTGGGAGATGGTGGCTCGCATCGCTTCTCACCTCCCGGCGCAGTGCGTCATCACCGTCCTCCCCCAG GTGTGCCGTGCACTGGAGGGCGTAGGTGAGGACAGCACCGCCTGGCAGCTCCGCGCTCGCAGGCTGATCGGCCCAGGGGCCTCCTTCCCCCTGGGGCCGCGGGAGAACTTCGACTGGCCCACAGCCTGCCTGGAGATggagcagctgattggctgctgggcagagcagggggagcagacagagcaggcggAGCAAGTGGCGGGGgccgagagggaggagagggaaggagagagggacatgGAGAACCAGAGGGAGGGGATTGAGGGTGACGGAGAGGGGAGGGCCGAAGAGCAGGCTGAGGAAATTGGGGGCGGGGGACcggagggtggggaggggagaggtggaggtTTAGAACATGCTAGAGGTCTAGTGGATGGTGAGATGCTGGTTGATGGAGGCGGACGGGTGGAGCAGGAGGTGGGTGGGGCCcaggagggtgaggagggagagagggaggggaggcagAATGCGGTGGCTgcgggagaaagagaggaagaggaaggccGGAGGGAGGTATTAGAGATAGATGAaggtggaggggaggagagagccGCAGAGGGCGGTGTGGAGGGGCAGAGACCAGGCGAGAGCGAGGGGGATCAGCCTGACCCCGCCGGCTCGCCCCCAGCCCTCCAGCACTTCTCGTTACCATCGGGCCACATCGCCGAGGTGAACACCGTCCTCCTGGTGGGCGGGGAGGGGTCGCTGTGCGCCTCGGGGTCCCGGGACAGGAATGTGAACCTGTGGGACCTGCGGGAGGGACCGAAGGGGACGCTGTTGCGCACATTGGGGGGGCAGGGACTCTTCAGCACGCACCGGGGCTGGGTGTGGTGCCTGGCGTCCCGGGGGGCCCTGCTCTGCTCCGGCTCCTTCGACAGCACCGTGCGGCTCTGGGACCTGGCGGCGGGCGGGGCCGAGCGCGGGCTCATAGAGGGCCGCGCCGCCGTGCTCTGCCTGTCCTGCCAGAGCGACGTGCTGCTGGCTGGCTCCTACGACAAGAAGGTCAGCATCTACGACACCAGAG cggcAGAGCCCTTGGTTAAGAGTCTGCGTCTCCATGGCAACGCGGTGCTGTGTCTGGCTGCAGACGACAAGTACATCCTATCCGGAAGCAAGGACCGGACGCTGGCCGTGTTCGACCGCCGAGCGGGGAAAACTCTGCAGAAACTGCCA CTGAACTCCTACTTGCTGTCCATGTCCTACAGCGGGAAGGAGGTGTGGGCGGGGGACAACCGCGGCCTGCTCCACACCTTCTCCCTGCAGGACGGCCTCTTCCAGCCCGTCGCGCAGTTCGACGTGGGCCACCATTCCCTGGTCACGGGCGTGCACAGCTCGCCTGGAACACTCTACACCTGCTCCTCTGACCGCACCATTAAG gtTCACTTCCCTTGCGCCCCCCCTAGGACACTTTGCACATTGAGCCATCAGGCTGGGGTCAATGGG CTGAGCGTTGAGGCTGGGGTGCTAGCGGTGGCTTCAGGGGACATGTGTGTAGAAGTGTGGAGGCCCCAGAGATAA
- the LOC118794200 gene encoding transportin-2-like isoform X2, producing the protein MEWQPDEQGLQQVLQLLKDSQSPNTATQRAVQQKLEQLNQYPDFNNYLIFVLTRLKTEDEPTRSLSGLILKNNVKAHYQNFPPAVADFIKQECLNNIGDPSPLIRATIGILITTIASKGELQTWPELLPQLCNLLNSEDYNTCEGSFGALQKICEDSSELLDSDALNRPLNIMIPKFLQFFKHCSPKIRSHAIACVNQFIIGRAQALMDNIDTFIESLFALAADEDSEVRKNVCRALVMLLEVRIDRLIPHMHSIIQYMLQRTQDPDENVALEACEFWLTLAEQPICKEVLSGHLVQLIPILVNGMKYSEIDIILLKGDVEEDEAVPDSEQDIKPRFHKSRTVTLQHEGGGGEEGEDIDEDEDDDDDTLSDWNLRKCSAAALDVLANVFRDELLPHLLPLLKGLLFHPDWVIKESGILVLGAIAEGCMQGMVPYLPELIPHLIQCLCDKKALVRSIACWTLSRYAHWVVSQPPDSHLKPLMTELLKRILDGNKRVQEAACSAFATLEEEACTELVPYLSFILDTLVFAFGKYQHKNLLILYDAIGTLADSVGHHLNQPEYIQKLMPPLIQKWNELKDEDKDLFPLLECLSSVATALQSGFLPYCEPVYQRCVTLVQKTLAQAMMYNQHPDQYEAPDKDFMIVALDLLSGLAEGLGGHVDQLVARSNIMTLLFQCMQDTMPEVRQSSFALLGDLTKACFPHVKPCIAEFMPILGTNLNPEFISVCNNATWAIGEISMQMGAEMQPYIGLVLSNLVEIINRPNTPKTLLENTAITIGRLGYVCPQEVAPMLPQFIRPWCTSLRNIRDNEEKDSAFRGICMMIGVNPGGVVQDFIFFCDAVASWVSPKDDLRDMFYKILHGFKDQVGEENWQQFSEQFPPLLKERLSACYGV; encoded by the exons ACGAGCCCACTCGCTCTCTCAGCGGTCTGATTCTGAAGAACAATGTGAAGGCGCACTACCAGAACTTCCCCCCGGCTGTGGCCGACTTCATCAAGCAGGAGTGTCTGAACAACATCGGGGATCCATCCCCCCTCATCCGCGCCACCATCG GTATCCTAATCACAACCATCGCCTCCAAAGGGGAGCTGCAGACGTGGCCGGAGCTGCTGCCTCAGCTCTGCAACCTGCTCAACTCTGAGGACTACAACACCTGTGAG GGCTCCTTCGGCGCCCTGCAGAAGATCTGCGAGGACTCCTCCGAGCTCCTGGACAGCGACGCACTCAACCGCCCCCTCAACATCATGATCCCCAAATTCCTGCAGTTCTTCAAGCACTGCAGCCCCAAGATCAG atCTCATGCCATCGCCTGTGTGAACCAGTTCATCATCGGCAGGGCGCAGGCCCTGATGGACAACATCGACACCTTCATCGAG AGCCTGTTTGCGCTGGCTGCAGACGAGGACTCGGAGGTGAGGAAGAACGTGTGCCGTGCGCTGGTCATGCTGCTGGAGGTTCGGATCGACAGGCTCATCCCGCACATGCACAGCATCATCCAG TACATGCTGCAGCGCACGCAGGATCCCGATGAGAACGTGGCTCTGGAGGCCTGTGAGTTCTGGCTCACCCTGGCAGAGCAGCCCATCTGCAAGGAGGTTCTGTCAGGACACCTGGTGCA GCTCATTCCTATCCTGGTGAATGGAATGAAGTACTCTGAGATTGACATCATCTTGTTAAAG GGTGATGTGGAGGAGGACGAGGCAGTGCCGGACAGCGAGCAGGACATCAAGCCGCGCTTCCACAAGTCCCGCACAGTCACCCTGCAGCACGAAGGCGgcgggggagaggagggggaggacaTCGACGAGGACGAGGATGACGATGACGACACGCTGTCCGACTGGAACCTGC gtaAGTGCTCGGCAGCCGCCCTGGACGTCTTGGCCAACGTGTTTCGGGATGAGCTCCTGCCCcacctgctccccctgctgaaGGGGCTACTCTTCCACCCCGACTGGGTCATCAAGGAGTCCGGGATCCTGGTGCTGGGTGCCATCGCTGAGG gctgcaTGCAGGGCATGGTGCCCTACCTCCCGGAGCTCATCCCCCACCTCATCCAGTGCCTGTGTGATAAGAAGGCGCTGGTGCGCTCCATCGCCTGCTGGACGCTCAGCCGCTACGCCCACTGGGTGGTCAGCCAGCCGCCCGACTCCCACCTCAAGCCCCTGATGACCGAGCTGCTTAAGAGGATCCTGGACGGGAACAAGAGGGTGCAGGAGGCcgcctgcag TGCGTTTGCCaccctggaggaggaggcctGCACGGAGCTGGTCCCGTACCTCAGCTTCATCCTGGACACGCTGGTGTTCGCCTTCGGGAAGTACCAGCACAAGAACCTGCTCATCCTGTACGATGCCATTGGCACGCTGGCCGACTCCGTGGGACACCACCTCAACCAGCCG GAATACATCCAGAAACTGATGCCCCCTCTCATTCAGAAATGGAATGAACTGAAGGATGAGGACAAGGACCTGTTCCCTTTGCTGGAG TGCCTGTCCTCGGTGGCCACGGCCCTGCAGAGCGGCTTCCTGCCTTACTGTGAGCCTGTGTACCAGCGCTGCGTGACGCTGGTGCAGAAGACCCTGGCACAGGCCATG ATGTACAACCAGCACCCCGACCAGTACGAGGCCCCCGACAAGGACTTCATGATCGTGGCCCTGGACCTGCTGAGTGGACTGGCCGAGGGGCTGGGGGGCCATGTGGACCAGCTGGTCGCCCGCAGCAACATCATGACCCTGCTCTTCCAGTGCATGCAG GACACCATGCCAGAGGTGAGGCAGAGCTCGTTTGCACTGCTGGGAGATCTGACCAAGGCCTGCTTCCCTCACGTCAAGCCCTGCATTG CGGAGTTCATGCCCATCCTGGGCACCAACCTTAACCCGGAGTTCATCTCCGTGTGCAACAACGCCACCTGGGCCATCGGAGAGATCTCCATGCAGATGG GAGCGGAGATGCAGCCCTATATTGGGCTTGTGCTTAGCAACCTGGTGGAGATCATTAACAGACCCAACACACCCAAAACCCTACTGGAAAACACAG CCATTACGATTGGACGGCTGGGCTACGTGTGTCCACAGGAGGTGGCTCCCATGCTGCCGCAGTTTATCCGGCCCTG GTGTACATCATTAAGGAACATCCGAGACAATGAGGAGAAGGACTCCGCCTTCCGTGGAATCTGCATGATGATCGGGGTCAACCCTGGGGGGGTGGTGCAG GACTTCATCTTCTTCTGCGATGCTGTGGCCTCCTGGGTCAGCCCCAAGGACGACCTGAGAGACATGTTCTACAAG ATCCTCCACGGCTTCAAGGACCAGGTCGGGGAGGAAAACTGGCAGCAGTTCTCAGAGCAGTTCCCCCCCTTGCTGAAAGAGAGGCTGTCGGCCTGCTACGGGGTGTAG
- the LOC118794200 gene encoding transportin-2-like isoform X1, giving the protein MEWQPDEQGLQQVLQLLKDSQSPNTATQRAVQQKLEQLNQYPDFNNYLIFVLTRLKTEGRDEPTRSLSGLILKNNVKAHYQNFPPAVADFIKQECLNNIGDPSPLIRATIGILITTIASKGELQTWPELLPQLCNLLNSEDYNTCEGSFGALQKICEDSSELLDSDALNRPLNIMIPKFLQFFKHCSPKIRSHAIACVNQFIIGRAQALMDNIDTFIESLFALAADEDSEVRKNVCRALVMLLEVRIDRLIPHMHSIIQYMLQRTQDPDENVALEACEFWLTLAEQPICKEVLSGHLVQLIPILVNGMKYSEIDIILLKGDVEEDEAVPDSEQDIKPRFHKSRTVTLQHEGGGGEEGEDIDEDEDDDDDTLSDWNLRKCSAAALDVLANVFRDELLPHLLPLLKGLLFHPDWVIKESGILVLGAIAEGCMQGMVPYLPELIPHLIQCLCDKKALVRSIACWTLSRYAHWVVSQPPDSHLKPLMTELLKRILDGNKRVQEAACSAFATLEEEACTELVPYLSFILDTLVFAFGKYQHKNLLILYDAIGTLADSVGHHLNQPEYIQKLMPPLIQKWNELKDEDKDLFPLLECLSSVATALQSGFLPYCEPVYQRCVTLVQKTLAQAMMYNQHPDQYEAPDKDFMIVALDLLSGLAEGLGGHVDQLVARSNIMTLLFQCMQDTMPEVRQSSFALLGDLTKACFPHVKPCIAEFMPILGTNLNPEFISVCNNATWAIGEISMQMGAEMQPYIGLVLSNLVEIINRPNTPKTLLENTAITIGRLGYVCPQEVAPMLPQFIRPWCTSLRNIRDNEEKDSAFRGICMMIGVNPGGVVQDFIFFCDAVASWVSPKDDLRDMFYKILHGFKDQVGEENWQQFSEQFPPLLKERLSACYGV; this is encoded by the exons ACGAGCCCACTCGCTCTCTCAGCGGTCTGATTCTGAAGAACAATGTGAAGGCGCACTACCAGAACTTCCCCCCGGCTGTGGCCGACTTCATCAAGCAGGAGTGTCTGAACAACATCGGGGATCCATCCCCCCTCATCCGCGCCACCATCG GTATCCTAATCACAACCATCGCCTCCAAAGGGGAGCTGCAGACGTGGCCGGAGCTGCTGCCTCAGCTCTGCAACCTGCTCAACTCTGAGGACTACAACACCTGTGAG GGCTCCTTCGGCGCCCTGCAGAAGATCTGCGAGGACTCCTCCGAGCTCCTGGACAGCGACGCACTCAACCGCCCCCTCAACATCATGATCCCCAAATTCCTGCAGTTCTTCAAGCACTGCAGCCCCAAGATCAG atCTCATGCCATCGCCTGTGTGAACCAGTTCATCATCGGCAGGGCGCAGGCCCTGATGGACAACATCGACACCTTCATCGAG AGCCTGTTTGCGCTGGCTGCAGACGAGGACTCGGAGGTGAGGAAGAACGTGTGCCGTGCGCTGGTCATGCTGCTGGAGGTTCGGATCGACAGGCTCATCCCGCACATGCACAGCATCATCCAG TACATGCTGCAGCGCACGCAGGATCCCGATGAGAACGTGGCTCTGGAGGCCTGTGAGTTCTGGCTCACCCTGGCAGAGCAGCCCATCTGCAAGGAGGTTCTGTCAGGACACCTGGTGCA GCTCATTCCTATCCTGGTGAATGGAATGAAGTACTCTGAGATTGACATCATCTTGTTAAAG GGTGATGTGGAGGAGGACGAGGCAGTGCCGGACAGCGAGCAGGACATCAAGCCGCGCTTCCACAAGTCCCGCACAGTCACCCTGCAGCACGAAGGCGgcgggggagaggagggggaggacaTCGACGAGGACGAGGATGACGATGACGACACGCTGTCCGACTGGAACCTGC gtaAGTGCTCGGCAGCCGCCCTGGACGTCTTGGCCAACGTGTTTCGGGATGAGCTCCTGCCCcacctgctccccctgctgaaGGGGCTACTCTTCCACCCCGACTGGGTCATCAAGGAGTCCGGGATCCTGGTGCTGGGTGCCATCGCTGAGG gctgcaTGCAGGGCATGGTGCCCTACCTCCCGGAGCTCATCCCCCACCTCATCCAGTGCCTGTGTGATAAGAAGGCGCTGGTGCGCTCCATCGCCTGCTGGACGCTCAGCCGCTACGCCCACTGGGTGGTCAGCCAGCCGCCCGACTCCCACCTCAAGCCCCTGATGACCGAGCTGCTTAAGAGGATCCTGGACGGGAACAAGAGGGTGCAGGAGGCcgcctgcag TGCGTTTGCCaccctggaggaggaggcctGCACGGAGCTGGTCCCGTACCTCAGCTTCATCCTGGACACGCTGGTGTTCGCCTTCGGGAAGTACCAGCACAAGAACCTGCTCATCCTGTACGATGCCATTGGCACGCTGGCCGACTCCGTGGGACACCACCTCAACCAGCCG GAATACATCCAGAAACTGATGCCCCCTCTCATTCAGAAATGGAATGAACTGAAGGATGAGGACAAGGACCTGTTCCCTTTGCTGGAG TGCCTGTCCTCGGTGGCCACGGCCCTGCAGAGCGGCTTCCTGCCTTACTGTGAGCCTGTGTACCAGCGCTGCGTGACGCTGGTGCAGAAGACCCTGGCACAGGCCATG ATGTACAACCAGCACCCCGACCAGTACGAGGCCCCCGACAAGGACTTCATGATCGTGGCCCTGGACCTGCTGAGTGGACTGGCCGAGGGGCTGGGGGGCCATGTGGACCAGCTGGTCGCCCGCAGCAACATCATGACCCTGCTCTTCCAGTGCATGCAG GACACCATGCCAGAGGTGAGGCAGAGCTCGTTTGCACTGCTGGGAGATCTGACCAAGGCCTGCTTCCCTCACGTCAAGCCCTGCATTG CGGAGTTCATGCCCATCCTGGGCACCAACCTTAACCCGGAGTTCATCTCCGTGTGCAACAACGCCACCTGGGCCATCGGAGAGATCTCCATGCAGATGG GAGCGGAGATGCAGCCCTATATTGGGCTTGTGCTTAGCAACCTGGTGGAGATCATTAACAGACCCAACACACCCAAAACCCTACTGGAAAACACAG CCATTACGATTGGACGGCTGGGCTACGTGTGTCCACAGGAGGTGGCTCCCATGCTGCCGCAGTTTATCCGGCCCTG GTGTACATCATTAAGGAACATCCGAGACAATGAGGAGAAGGACTCCGCCTTCCGTGGAATCTGCATGATGATCGGGGTCAACCCTGGGGGGGTGGTGCAG GACTTCATCTTCTTCTGCGATGCTGTGGCCTCCTGGGTCAGCCCCAAGGACGACCTGAGAGACATGTTCTACAAG ATCCTCCACGGCTTCAAGGACCAGGTCGGGGAGGAAAACTGGCAGCAGTTCTCAGAGCAGTTCCCCCCCTTGCTGAAAGAGAGGCTGTCGGCCTGCTACGGGGTGTAG
- the LOC118794982 gene encoding guanine nucleotide-binding protein G(I)/G(S)/G(O) subunit gamma-12-like: MSGKGCTSNSVVQARRVLEQLRVEAGMERIKISIAASQLVQYCQEHSRSDPLLTGIATSANPFKDKKTCVLL, from the exons ATGTCCGGGAAAGGCTGCACCAGCAACAGCGTGGTTCAGGCGCGGCGTGTGCTGGAGCAGCTGAGGGTGGAGGCTGGCATGGAGAGGATAAAG ATCTCCATTGCAGCGTCACAGCTGGTGCAGTACTGCCAGGAGCACAGCCGCAGTGACCCCCTCCTCACCGGCATCGCCACCTCTGCAAACCCCTTCAAGGACAAGAAGACCTGCGTGCTGCTGTAG